The Triticum aestivum cultivar Chinese Spring chromosome 6D, IWGSC CS RefSeq v2.1, whole genome shotgun sequence genomic sequence CGTCGACGACGCCTACCAGTTCGCGCTCGTCGGCCAGCCCTCCCGGAACTACCTCTGGGTACGTAATTCGATTGAACTGCGGTGCCGGCGGCGGTAGATCGATGGTCAATCTAATCTCTGCCGGGGTGTGGGTGTGTCGGTGTGTGTAGATCTTGTGCAGGCAGCCGCAGATGGACGAGGGCGTGTACGAGGAGCTGGTGGAGAGGGCCAAGGAGGAAGGGTACGACGTGAGCAAGCTCCGGAAGACGCCGCACCCGGAGCCGACGCCGGAGAGCCAGGACGCCCCCAAGGACGGCGGCCTGTGGTGGATCAAATCTCTCTTTGGAAAGTAGTAGTAGGTGCCATGCCAAAGCAGAGAGGAAGTAGGTGCCGCTCGCTCGCAGGAGCAGAGATGCAGTAGCACCAGCTGGTGTGCCTTGTACAGTTCAATCTAGTATGTTCGTCGCTGCAGGGAATCTGAAGAATATGTTTTGCTTGTTTGTGTCGAACTGTAGTAGGTATATGATCTGCAGAATAATCTGTTTGTCGGGTGGGGTCTGGCCGTGTTCTTAACTTAAGAATTATCAAGACTGTTGCTTGCTCGGATTCAGAATAGCGCATGCTTGCTCGGATTCAGGCTGGGTGATGCTTTGGTGTGATGGATCCTGGTGTCTGCTCTGTTTTGCCTGTAGTGGCGTTGACAGGGCTGGAAGGTCTGGGGGCCTCCAGAGATTGTTTTCATGATGGTCGCGGACTGTGGTTGTGTTTGTTGTCTTGTTGCACTTTGATGGGGAAATATCTGGTACTCCCACCCCTAAGTTGCTCCCGGTGTTTCAAACTCGGTAGcacattttaaaatgttcaaaaaattctgaaaaaaattcagcacattgacacaacatcaatgcatgttgctaaaaaaattcaaatcaaaattcaaaacattgcTTGAGATACAAAAATGAAAATGGACACCAATGTGATAATGGGCCTTATCTAAAGCCCAACTTATGTTGTGTACTATTTATTGTTGAATTTGTCATTTATGTTTCTTAAgctatgtttcgaattttgatttcATATTTTTTGACAACATACTTTGATCTTTGAtctttttcagaatttttcgaacATTAATAAATGCGCTACTGAGTTTTGGAGCACCGGGAGCACCCCTAGGGGCCTGGGGAAATATCTGGTACTCCCACCCCTAAGGTCCTGCTTCGGGTGCTCCAAACTCGGTAGcacattttaaaatgttcaaaaaattctaaaaacaaatccagcacattgacacaacatcaatgtatgttgataaaaaattcaaatcaaaattcaaaacattgctcgagatacaaaaatgaaaaaaaaatggacACCAATGTGATAATGGGCCTAATCTAAAGCCCAACTTATGGTGTGTACTATTTACCGTCAAATTTGTCATTTATGTTTCTCAAgctatgtttcgaattttgatttcATATTTTTTGACAACATACTTTGATATTGTGTCAATGTGCttgatttttttcagaatttttcgaacATTTAAAAATGTGCTACTGAGTTTTGGAGCACCGGGAGCACCCTAGGGCGGGAGTACCAGATATTTCCCCCACTTTGATGTATAGCCGGTAGCCCCAATGAACGTTCCCTTTTTTAACAACCTTGATGTATAGCCAGCAACCCCGATGATCGTTCGCTTTCTTTGATGAGTCATTTTCTTTATTAGCGGTGTTTCTGGGTGCATGAATTAGAAAATATAGACATATAAAAGCATCTACAGCTGCGATGGGCATATTCGGACGCTCAAATGAGGCACGTCCGTGGACACTGACTAGACACCCCTTAATGTAATCTACATCCGGACACCTCAATTATTATATCTTAAATCCATACAAACTAATGCAACTACGTCGATGCACTTCACCGTTCGGCTACTCCATCACTACTAACTAAACATTTCATCAGACtatcaaaatttggcatgtttggctatggtggagttcatccacggcatgtttggctatggtggagttcatccacggctgcccttcccggcgcccttgccgtccttctcgcggGTACCAATCGAAGACGCGGTACGGATCGAGCCGCATCTGCTTGTCGTTGGAGCTATCCTCGCCGTCACTGTCCGCCTTATCCTCCTTCGGTGGCAGTCCGGCCATTGCACGGACCGCCCGATTCTGCTCTCAGGCAAGGGCGCACATGTTCCTCCGCTGTGGTTTTTTCACAATGCGGgcgcggatggcttcctcctctgcagTCGCCCGCGCCGCCACATCAGCCGCCTCTACCGCCACCATTTCCGCCGCGATACGGGCCCCggcggcccttatcctctccttcccacggcgggTCGCCATTTCCGGTGGGACTCATATTCTGCCCGAccggtgatggggaaggagaggGGTTCCGGCTGCCGGGACCGCGAGGATCCTGCCCCAGAGGACCCGTACGCCCGTTGAGCCGACGCCATggagcggcggagtgcaatgcggacCGCCACTGCCTCCGCCAACCCGCACGAGATGACAGCCCATTCGACGGATCTGGACTGATCGGAGTCCGATCCGCTTCCTGCCATGCCGGAGAAGGCCGGAAACCGCCGGAGGTGAGCTCGGGTGGcgaggggagtggagtgaagtggctaggattTGGTCCGGTGAGCGGAtgggacgaatatatgtggggtcggatgGGCCAGCATAGGCtgggtccgacgtggcgggcgcgcccgggcggccccatatccgccccatatttgggttgTATATGTGGGGTGCCAGTCAACCCGGCCGTTTGAGGTGTCTGTCTGGGTTTGAGGAGTGTTTGGGGCGCccaactgtagatgctctaacaacaATATGACTGAATTTTTTATATCATACTGATTTCAACGTTATAAAAAAgactaaaacaaaaaaaatatggcACTTCACTAAAAATTATAGGAGATCACAAAGACAATTGTAGCATGAGGCTATAAAATGCTTTGAAAGAATTCCTTTAAGCAATCCTATAATCACTAGTATAGCATACGAAACTCCAAGCATCCCCTATAACGAATTTCGAAATGACACTTGTATAAAGTACAGACCTTCGGCTTGGGTTGAAATCCTCCATTTTCTCATAATTTGTTTGTGTTCTTTAAGAAAGCAAAAAAATCTCTCGCATTGCAATACGAGGATAACACATGCGCGGCCTTCATTCTTTTCCCGTCTTCCCACACACGGACGAACGGTCACAACCCACACTCCCACAGGCCACAGCACTCCAAGCAGGCGGCCATGGAGTTGCTCCTTCTCCCTTCCCGTGCCACCGTCTCCCGCCGGCTCCAGCCAACCGCTCCACTCCGCCGCGCCAGCGCGGCCACCTTCCGGCCGTCGGCCAGCTCCGGCAATGTCGAGGCCACCACCGACGCCACGGCGACAACGTCGGTAGCCAAGACCGGCCAAGAATGGCGCGCGGGCGGCCGGCAGGGCCAATCACCGTTCGGGCTCGGCCTGGACCTGTCCGAGGAGATGAGGCGCGGGATGATGTGGCGGATGCTGGCCTTccccgcggcggcggtggcggcagaggccGCGCTCCTGTGGGCGCTCGACAGCGGCGTCGACGCGCCCGCGTGGGCCAGCAAGGCGGGGTCGGCCGTGCTGTTCGCTGCGGGGCTGCTCGGGTCCCAGTACGGGTTCTTCTCCTCGAGGTGGGACGCGGCGGAGACGGGGTCGGTGGTGGGGTGGGAGCTCGCCGCCCGGCACTGGAACGCGCTGTCCATGGCCAGGGGTTCGTCCatggaagaggaagatgaggaggacgacgaggagtgGGAGTGGGTGTACGAGGAAGACGAGGATGAAACTGACGATTAGTTGGGTTAGATACAGTCTGTGATAGCAAGGTAATTGGTTGGATTAAACCTTGTAAAAATGCATGTGACAGTGCTTGGTTTGGTTAAACCATGCAGTAAATAGACTGGTTACATGTAGGCCTAGAACTAGCACTTATTTTCCTGTCATTTCTGTATCGGCTCCTGTGAATATAGCCACCATACTTTTCTTTTTCTTACAACGTTGTGGCCACAATTGGTGCGTACGGTAGAGTGTGTTATAAGGGATAGAGGGATTGGTGAAATAGTTGCGGAATATGATGAATGTATTACTGAGCCTAGAGGACGAGTATGTATTGAGTACAGGACTTGAAGGGCAAGAAGCCTCTCCTGGAGATAAGGTAGGACATGGATTACAAATCCATCCCTCTATCCCTTATAACAGAGTGAATTCCAATGAATTCGTgtatgttctactccctccgtcccaaaatgcaAGGTCATTTTTGACATAGGGAATATTTGACAATCTGTAAGATGAACCGATTCTAACACTCCTTTTGAAATTTAAATTGCACCCATTTCTAACATCTTTCGGTTTCCGCTCTCTGCCCACACACTAACATATTGCGTGTTTGGGCTTCAGTTTCGACAGAATCAGTTAGGGATTCGCTCTGTTGGCAAAGCTGCTTCGACGTAATCCGCTTTGGCATTGAAGTACACCGGGACGTGCGTCAGTGCAATATATCTAAAAATAGCCCGAATCGGATTTTGGCTGGTTTTTCAAAGACTGATTGCTTGTTTCAGATTCAGCCTTCTCAAAGCTGTATATGGTTTCTAAAGctgaaacaaacaccccctaacaCACCCAACTCTTGTAATCCACCATAATCAATTGATCATGAATGCATTTGCTGTCTTCTACCTGCTTAATATATGAATGCCGGTGGTTCACCggttctttcaaaaaaaaaaacacccCCCTAACATTGACGATGGCATTGTTTCAAACTACTCTGTAGCAGTCTTGACCAACATAACCAGTACATGTTGATGTGGTGCATGATACTTTTTTGACTCCTTCCACCAAAATTTCTTACGCTGAATAGTGCCATACACAGATCATGAATTTGATGTTGCATATTTTCTAAAGCGCAGCGGATAGAGGCGGTGGTGACGGGGCTGCCCCCACTAAATATATTCAATTGTCAAATGTGTGTAAAATACCGTTGTTTTGTTAAGATGCCTACTGCTTTTGGAAGAAGAAAAAATCCTTCCAGATAGCAACGTGACAAATATTCTTTAGAGTTGGAGAAGACAGCATCGCACATCCGAACTACGTTGCTTCACATTTTGTCTACAAGATAGCAAGCGTGATAGAACACAACATCCCGCATTAGAGCTATGCTGAATGGAGCGAGGCAACCACAAACATGTGCACGCGAAGAGCAAGAGAGAAGAGGAGAAAAACATCGACGTTTGTGTAATTTGAATGGATATTTCCTTTCAAAGATTTGTTGCTCGTGGCAATGCATGGGCATTAAACTAGTAGAAGGACTAATCTCAATGTCCGAGCCGCACTATCCTAAATTGCTTTGACTGCCTTGATTTTCGTCATCTATAACTTCCATGTGTTAACAATTTAATCTATACCAACAAATCCACACTAAGCATTGATTGTACCAACAAAACCATACTAAACAATATGTTAAGTTGTCTGCTTATTTTGGGCTTAGCATGACACTAATTTGGGATTAGCATGACACATAAGCATGAGCAGAACGACATGACATTGAGCGGAACAACAATtcccaccaacaaaagttgaacaCAAAGAAGAGGAACCGAGAGGAGATGGTGAGAGGAGAAGAGAGTATCTCACCACCGGACGGGGAGGGCGGGGTGATTATGAGACACTAGGATTCTGGCTGTTTTTTTTATGACTCTTGAGGCAAAATCGAGTTCTTTTGTGATTTTGCTTCTGACCCAGATTCTTTAGAAGTGGACCCACTTGAAAGTTCTCTTGTTGTCTTTCCCTTCTCATCTCTGTCCACCAAGTCTGCACCAAAAGCGCCTTCACCATTAGTTTCCTAGAGCATATATTTCCATTCGTCTGTGGGCACATGTTACTCCTCCTGTGATTCATTGGCTGACAAGAACCTACGCGCAGAGAGATTGTGAAGAGAGTGTAATCCGTTATGGGCATTTTCCCTTCGACGCTACGACCGCAATCCTCACGATCTTCTCCCGTTAACAGTGCACACCATCGCAGCAATACAGTCACTACTAGATTGATCAAGCGTCAATGCAATGACCGTATGAGCTTTGACCTAAAAGCTCTGTGCGTTTTATAGATGACAATTTCAACAAGCGGATTGTGAATAGTCAGCAAAATTCCCACACCACAATACACAACTTTTGGCTAAAACCACTGACCGTTGTGCGTCACTTGTAAAGGGCCCAAAAAAATTCATCAAGTTTTAACTCTACCCCGAACTTGTGAAGGGTTGAATAACCCTATCATCCGCCTACGGCCGGGCGAAGGACGTGGAAGGATCAAATAGCCGTGAAAGTGCGAAAAAGACCAAGTCGGGGGTGACAGAGTGAAGATCGTAACCCTTGTTTAGCGGGCCCGGGATTATGTAATGCTTAGACCATTGCAAGCAGAAAATATAGCAAAAACATACAAGGAGAAAAAAGAAGGGCCATAGCAACGGGATGAACCAAAAAGTCCCCAAATTTGACAGCTCCCCTAAATAATCCCACCGGGCCCCGGCCGTGGGATAAGAACGGGGAGAAGCAAAACAATGGagtccctcctcctctcccgactCACCCCCACCCGGACCTCCTCCCCCCTCTACTCCCGGCCGCCCCTTCCCCCCCGCTCGTCTCTCCAGCTCCCCACCCGTCTTCGCCACCGTCACCTCCGCCTTCGCTCGAGCCCCGGCGGCAGCCGCGGCACGGACGCCACCGAAGACGAGGCCAGCAAGCCCCCCGAGGACGATCTCGGGACGCTGGCAGGGAAGCTCCTCGACGCCTACCGGAACAGCAACAACGACCTCCGCACCTTCCTCCAGAACCTCGTCGACGCGGGGCTGGCCGACGAGTCGGAGGTGTTCGGCGGCGAGGACGACGAGCTCCTCCGGTCCCTCCTCGACGCCGACCTCCCGGGCCGGAGCCCCGACCTCGGCGTGCTCTGGAAGCTCCCGGCCGTCGCGGCCTTCTCCTTCGCGGGGGTGCCCGCGCTGCTGGGCTACCTCGGCGACGCCGCGGGCGTCGACCGCGTCCCCGCGTGGATGCCGCTCGTCTACTCCCTCGCCTCCTTCGTCCTCGGGTCGCTGCTGGTGGCGGACGCGTCGGTCAGCGACGAGGAGTGGGACGAGTGGGTCGGGCGGCGGGAGCGCGGCGGCGACCTCTCGTTCCTCGAGTCGGAGGAGGTGCTGTGGCGCACGGCGCGGCGGGTGCCCGCGGCCGCGCTCGCGGCCACCGCGGCCGGCGAGGCGGCCCTgcgcgcggcggccgcggccaCCGGGCTCGACGACCTGCAGCCGCCCGTCTGGGTGGCGTTCCTGCTGTTCGGCCTCCTCCTGGGCGTGCCGTACGGGGTGTTCTCGGCGAGCTTCGACCCCGCGGTGCGGGGCTCGTGGCTCGGCTGGGACGAGTTCGTCACGAACAtccgcgacgtcgtcctccgcGCCGGCGACGTCGACGTCAACGGTCGCGGGCGCAAGTAGACGCGATGACCGGCGGACCGAGCGTGTCCTGCGTGGCGCGTGCGGTGCCTGTAAAAAATGTATAGACATGACTGTTTTGATTTCGTAGCGAAGATACAGTGACTTTTTGGAGCTCGGGTGCATTAGAGGACCTTAttaattttgaatagtttaaaaatCATATTTAAAGTTTTAAAAATTCCAAAAGGAATTCTGCGTGATAGAACAGTGATTTTGAAAAGATGAACAGTGCATGTATTATTCATTATTAGAAATCATCATTTTGTCATTTTTTGTATAGCTCACATGTTTACTTATTTCATCACCAAACTTTCCTATTGTGTAATATCCATCCATATGAACATGTTgaatttttttctaatttttttgaaacttcaaaaataCCATTTTAACACTATTCAAAAATATAAGACTAACTAGAGCTCGTGCTCCAACTTTTTTTTAAGATGGGGTGTGCTACGCGTCAGCCGCTGAGCCGTCAGATATGACACGATCTCATGCCCGAGCGCCGTCCTCACTTTTGCAACAGAAATCGTGTTGCGAGAACCCTTTTGCAACACaggtcttgttgcagaaacatTTGCAACAAAGGTTGTGGTTGAGTTTTTTTTTTGCAACAGTGGTCATTTTGCATAATTAGTTTGAGAATTTTTTTTTCCACCTCAGATCTTGTTACTGGTTTTTTTCTTGCAACAAAGGTATTGTTGCATATTTGTTTTTGCAACATAGGTCTTGTTGCATAAACGTGGCCACGCGGCGTAGCAGTAGGATAGTCGCGGGAACTGTTGCTGCGGCGGCACCGACAGTTGTGActgagctcggggaggcggcgtcCTTGGTTGTCCACGACGGTGGACGCTGACGCCGGTGCTCCCCAGGACGGCGGGACGCGACTTGAGGTCTTGTTCCAGAGGCAGCTTCAGGCGGTGGCAAATGGAACCTGCGTCTTGTGAGGGGGTGAGAGCTCAGAGAGAGAACGAGAGAAAATGGTTGGGAGAAGACGGCGGAGAGAGCTCCTCGCTGGCGCCTTATGCGCCAGCAAACGAACCCAGCGCCCACGCGCCTGGTTATGTGGGCTGGCCCAAAAACGAGCCGCGCAGCTCGTTCAACGTGCGTCTTTCGACCATCGCTTCCTGATTTCTAACACAAAAGGACGATCGCATTGTGGTTCACTTCTcgtggttgaccggtcaactgttGATCGCTAGCTCCTTTTCCTTCGTGCATCTTTTGTTCCTtcgttgtttttttcttttttttatgttgcTTTGTTCACAAATCTCAAGAACACATGGATCTGAAAAAATTACGAATTTCAAGAACAGTTCActaatttgaaaaggttcatcaattCTAAAAAAAGTTAATCAAAATTTGAACACAAAAATTGAGAAAAGTTCATCTaagttgaaaaaaagttcatcggatttgaaaaaagttcattggatttgaaaaaaagttcattggatttgaaaaaagttcatcagatttaaaaaaaagttcatcggatttgaaaaaagttcatcggatttgaagaaaagttcatcggatttgaaaaagttcgtcgaatttgacgaaaagttcatcgagtttgacaaaaagttcatcgagtttgacaaaaagttcatcgagtttgaaaaaaagttcatcaaattgaaaaaaagttcaccgattttgaaaaaagttcatcgaatttgaaaaaagttcaccggttTTTTTGGTCGCCtttgaaaaagttcacgaattttaagaaagagaaaaaacaaagatagaaaaaaagaaagaaaactggAAAAACAGATGCCTTTTTCTCGttttataaagaaaagaaaaagaacgatTCTACCACATGAGGTCAACTAGTCCAACTGGTTGGTGCGATCGCTAGCTAAACGAACGGGCGGGGTTTGAGTCGCGGCAGGCGCACCTTTTTTGGGGGTTTTCAAGAAACAAACAGCAAAGCGGGATGGACCGGCCCGCTATGAAACCAAGTGTAAACGGGGGTGTGCGCCTTGTACAAAATGGCCTGTAttcggcgcttaaggcgccgaataggattCAGCAACGGTGGAGGTTTCTGGAGATGAGGTAAGGGGCAGCGGCGGATCTTCCTTAAGGccaaactgggctgtggcccaccCAGGATTTGTGCTCTTTTATTTTACCTATGCATCGGAAGCCAACCCAGCCCATCACCTGCAGTACTAAGCTGCGGGTTTAGATGATCAGTCCAAGCCTGGATGCTCTCTCCTCATGGAAACTGATGACATGTATGTAGCAGTACCAGATTCAACGAGCACTGCTGGCTGCTGAGCCACATATGTACTTTTCTTTTCTCCTAAAATGCGCATTTATCAATCAATGCCAATTTCCCTCGAAGTTGTCGGCTATTTATAACACTTTGAATACTTCAAAATTCAATTTATGAAAAAACAGGATAGTATGGTTGAGAATTTTATAACTTTTGGTACTCTCCTTTGAGCTGGCCCACCCAGTATTTTCTTCGAAGCTTCGCCACTTGTAAGGGGGCATGTGGCTGGTTGGGGCTAGCAAAAACAGATGTGAGCATGTGCGGTTGATCAAATGGAATGTGTTAACAATAATTAACTCATCGTTAATTAGGGGATAATCCCCGCTCTCCCCATGCATGTAATCGCATGATGGTGGAACCGTCACAACGGTTTCTCCCTGGAGCGTCGCCTCTTGGAACCGTCGTCTCCTTTGGAGACATCTGTACATGTTGTATATAAAGGATCCAACACTATCAATAAAGACTACTTGATTCACTTTACAACTCTCTCGATTGTTCTCTGTCGATCTCTATTTTAACACGTTATCAGCATGCTCCTAGCGGGGCAATTCCATCGACGCGACGGTTCCTGGCTATATCACACTGCTAACAGAAAAAATGGTGTCTTATATATCATAAGGCACTAGATTCAGATCTCAGCATCTGGTTATTCTGTATCAGCAATTCCTGGGATACAATGAACCTCAAGGGCAAAGGTTTGAATCTTACTTCAACCTTCAATCCGACATCACCAGCTATGACGGGACCCTATGGGCACAGAGAATGTGATGGTTGAATATGCCTCAACCGACATGTTTGGAGACTATGAATAGTCTTTCAATCTCCTGAGTGGTCAATATAATTAATGCCCATTTACGATGTTGTAACAACAATATAAGTatgttgtcatcatatattgtatatcacaatatattgtatcagcactttgatacaaatacatttgtatgtattctatatatctgacagtgattttcatattgagaatcttcatgtctatatatagatttctacgggagTCAATCCGATGAAAAAGATATGTaccttgtggacatatgcaccacaaactctatactcagggaagtccaatgtttccactctcattgagagaaaggagatattttaaaattgctagacgcgatgaggtattttgttggctcaactcgagtcatatttactatccctgtgGGTACTCGAGTAACATCGGGATGCTTTATGCTTCCCATGTTTAATCGTACCCTACTAAACTATGGAGGTATTCATCAAAATAGTTTCCATAGCGAAACTTATGATGACAAAGAAAGAGAAATaacttctctttaccatatgcaacggatatggcaagcacattctctATGTATCATCGGCATTGCACTACACATACTACAaaacccgtagcacatgttgcgTACGAGATAGTATTCCAGAGTGTCTTTTGCTTGAGAAACTTGGCATTCCTGCTTTGGTCATCATTGACATTGGGTTGAAACCAAAACTATCAGCAATTTCAGtggtttatgattattatgatgctaaattctaacaatatttggattttatgtgcactacaTGTGACACAGGAAGGCAAATTTTAAGGCTCGTACACCTTAAAGTGTATGCTGAACCACTCGGACTCTTTGAATGCATCAAGTCGAGGTAAGTGGATCTTCCCAAccattgactagactattcagGTATCCATGGTTTTCCAAAGACACATCTACACGATGGTCTCAAgtgtgctttattcacacgaagccattggctcattatcctgacatcgatttcaagAAAATCGTATGGATAGcattgcagaattctccttgagtgccttTCTCTATGGCCCTcggattgaagtttagcaatttgtcctaatgtctagacttgaaatggtttggtagaatcctatATCCAAAGAAttaagctcattgcattatctttactttggaattgcaaTTTACCAACTTTATGTTGAAGCCAtgcagttttacacgctcatgaccaAACTGCATACTATTATTCCTCTCTATCTTTGATACGTGGAAATCTACCAAGTATTTCGCATCTGCGATATTTCGGTTGCATACCAACATCACCACCCCAACATACATCATcggcccctcaacatatagttgggatctatgtgaggaataattgtattaccgtcaatacctcaagcccctcacatgggagttattcaaggccagtatgttgattcaatgaggaacatttccaggcattagggggagatttcaagtaccataaagagTGCCAGaaaattagtggaatgttcaacacatttctgcctcaaatccacgtactcaaatatctgaaccatgcgttcagagatttgcaacacattgcaaataacctgccagattcatttactgactataaaggtgtcacacGACTCTATAATcctgctgaaagaacatgcggtgcccccatgtttggttttggtaattgatgacaatctctatggactaatggttgctttgagttatatttgaaggatttgtccataggcatttcttgaagttcatgtgttggtttcaaggagtttatgtggtgaccaaggtgttattaaggaattatccaaagattggtcatgtgagagttgagcttattgcaagcatgtcttggagaagaagattgtgtgatcattcatgtatatcttcaagaca encodes the following:
- the LOC123141858 gene encoding uncharacterized protein, which translates into the protein MELLLLPSRATVSRRLQPTAPLRRASAATFRPSASSGNVEATTDATATTSVAKTGQEWRAGGRQGQSPFGLGLDLSEEMRRGMMWRMLAFPAAAVAAEAALLWALDSGVDAPAWASKAGSAVLFAAGLLGSQYGFFSSRWDAAETGSVVGWELAARHWNALSMARGSSMEEEDEEDDEEWEWVYEEDEDETDD